The following are encoded in a window of Natrononativus amylolyticus genomic DNA:
- a CDS encoding PLP-dependent cysteine synthase family protein → MTDEASSPVYDESTIFETPLLELDVDVPGTVYGKAEWYNLYSAPHGGGSVKSRIAKGMLDGAERRGDLEPDATIIEPTSGNTGSELARLATARGYDVEIVLPDNASGGKIDAIRDAGATLHFVDADRGYDAVIDRCEERIAADPDGYYRPNQYENPDNPGTHERTTAAELYEQTDGEITHFVAGAGTGGTVTGTGRGLHDRGDVTVVGFEPAEALHAIDGLKYLKTGDHYHPETYDESVLDHKEYVSTQRAYDRARALRNRYQDTDIRVHDTGQHDRKTVTDHLRVDGQFVVGTSSGAGIQAVHQLADAGALDETSVIAVMLYDRGDKYADIPLWESYLS, encoded by the coding sequence ATGACCGATGAGGCGTCGTCTCCCGTCTACGACGAGTCGACGATCTTCGAGACACCGTTGCTCGAGTTAGACGTCGACGTACCCGGGACGGTGTACGGCAAAGCGGAGTGGTACAACCTCTATTCGGCACCCCACGGCGGCGGCTCCGTCAAGTCCCGTATCGCGAAGGGAATGCTCGACGGCGCCGAACGGCGGGGCGACCTCGAACCGGACGCGACGATCATCGAACCGACCTCGGGGAACACCGGCAGCGAACTCGCCCGTCTCGCGACGGCCAGGGGATACGACGTCGAAATCGTGCTGCCGGATAACGCCAGCGGCGGAAAGATCGACGCGATTCGCGACGCCGGCGCGACGCTTCACTTCGTCGACGCCGATCGCGGCTACGACGCCGTCATCGATCGGTGCGAGGAGCGTATCGCAGCGGACCCCGACGGGTACTATCGGCCGAACCAGTACGAGAACCCCGACAATCCCGGCACCCACGAACGGACGACCGCCGCCGAACTGTACGAGCAGACCGACGGCGAGATCACCCACTTCGTCGCGGGTGCCGGCACCGGTGGCACCGTCACGGGGACCGGTCGCGGCCTTCACGACCGGGGCGACGTCACGGTCGTCGGCTTCGAACCGGCCGAAGCGCTACACGCCATCGACGGGCTGAAGTACCTCAAAACCGGCGATCACTACCACCCCGAGACGTACGACGAGTCGGTGCTCGACCACAAGGAGTACGTCTCCACACAGCGCGCGTACGATCGCGCTCGAGCGCTCCGTAACCGGTACCAGGACACCGACATTCGGGTCCACGACACCGGCCAACACGACCGCAAGACCGTTACCGACCACCTCCGTGTCGATGGACAGTTCGTCGTCGGCACCTCGAGCGGGGCGGGCATCCAGGCCGTCCACCAACTCGCCGATGCGGGTGCGCTCGACGAGACCTCCGTAATCGCCGTTATGCTCTACGACCGTGGCGATAAGTACGCTGACATCCCTCTCTGGGAGTCGTACCTGAGTTGA
- a CDS encoding sulfatase-like hydrolase/transferase, whose translation MRVALVVLDTLRKDVFDEYFQWLPGRRFEQAWSTAKWTMPAHASLFTGKYASEVGANATSEGLDCPDPVLAELLADAGYRSHAFSANLMVSPVFGFDRGFDAFDGTWRVNVNGKGLLGWRELLGGGRAEPPNPRSLVARGLAGQYRIRSSVATGLARRLPGPLGCGAPHDDGASALLEAVRGDRYRDADFLFVNLMEAHAPYAPPAAYRTVDTPSYDEVAATLTDDEPEPRVVARAYADSVRYLADRYKHIFAELAARFEYVITLSDHGELFGEHGSWRHLHGVYPELTRVPLVISGDGLGGTCSQTVSLLDVHRTILALLDVGGDSRGQHLLAPLTDRFVRTEYEGLRAARIAGMRDDRYPEAVIAAYDRPLTGLAGPDAYYGYETLTGWAERGVSRVSEPRERLRELTAAVDPRATAGRTPVAVPPAVRTRLEDLGYA comes from the coding sequence ATGCGTGTCGCGCTCGTCGTCCTCGATACACTCCGGAAAGACGTCTTCGACGAGTACTTCCAGTGGCTGCCCGGTCGCCGCTTCGAGCAGGCGTGGTCGACTGCGAAGTGGACGATGCCGGCGCACGCCTCGTTGTTCACCGGGAAGTACGCCAGCGAAGTCGGCGCGAACGCGACCTCGGAAGGGCTCGATTGCCCCGACCCGGTGCTCGCAGAGCTGCTCGCCGACGCTGGCTACCGCTCGCACGCGTTCAGCGCGAACCTGATGGTGTCGCCCGTCTTCGGCTTCGACCGTGGGTTCGACGCCTTCGACGGCACGTGGCGCGTGAACGTGAACGGGAAGGGGCTCCTCGGGTGGCGAGAGCTGCTCGGGGGCGGGCGCGCCGAGCCGCCGAACCCCCGGTCGCTGGTCGCGCGGGGCCTCGCGGGGCAGTACCGCATCCGCTCGTCGGTCGCGACCGGCCTCGCGCGTCGGCTGCCCGGCCCGCTCGGCTGTGGCGCACCCCACGACGATGGCGCCTCGGCACTCCTCGAGGCCGTTCGCGGGGACCGGTATCGCGACGCGGATTTTCTCTTCGTGAACCTCATGGAAGCACACGCGCCGTACGCCCCACCGGCGGCGTATCGGACCGTCGACACCCCCTCGTACGACGAGGTCGCCGCGACCCTGACCGACGACGAGCCGGAGCCGCGGGTGGTGGCCCGTGCGTACGCGGATTCGGTCCGGTATCTCGCCGACCGGTACAAACACATCTTCGCGGAACTCGCGGCCCGCTTCGAGTACGTGATCACTCTCAGCGACCACGGCGAACTCTTCGGCGAACACGGCAGCTGGCGCCATCTCCACGGTGTCTACCCCGAACTGACGCGCGTTCCGCTGGTGATCTCGGGCGACGGGCTCGGGGGGACGTGCTCGCAGACGGTCAGCCTCCTCGACGTCCACCGGACGATTCTGGCGCTCCTGGACGTGGGGGGTGACTCCCGCGGCCAGCACCTGCTCGCGCCGCTCACCGACCGGTTCGTCCGCACCGAATACGAGGGGCTTCGGGCCGCACGTATCGCGGGGATGCGCGACGACCGCTACCCCGAGGCGGTGATCGCCGCCTACGACCGGCCGCTGACGGGCCTCGCCGGCCCGGATGCCTACTACGGCTACGAAACCCTCACCGGATGGGCCGAACGCGGGGTGTCGCGGGTGTCGGAGCCACGCGAGCGCCTCCGCGAGCTCACCGCCGCGGTCGACCCCCGCGCGACGGCTGGACGAACGCCCGTCGCCGTTCCGCCAGCCGTCCGCACGCGCCTGGAAGACCTGGGCTATGCGTGA
- a CDS encoding DUF7344 domain-containing protein codes for MVEVDTVLGLLNEQRRRYALYYLTEQDGPVHVDEVVEAVAEMESNPDQVSSPERKYREIEISIEHTHLPKASEAEFIEYDPEKREIRLTDNPTEFDTILTIAKVLEGN; via the coding sequence ATGGTGGAGGTTGACACGGTGTTAGGTCTACTCAATGAGCAAAGGAGACGATACGCACTCTACTATCTGACAGAACAGGATGGGCCCGTTCACGTAGATGAGGTAGTGGAGGCCGTTGCTGAGATGGAGTCTAATCCCGACCAGGTTAGCAGCCCTGAGAGAAAATATAGGGAGATTGAGATCTCTATTGAGCACACCCACCTTCCAAAAGCTAGTGAAGCCGAATTCATTGAATATGACCCCGAGAAACGGGAGATACGGCTAACGGACAACCCAACCGAGTTCGATACAATCCTTACCAT